A window of uncultured Draconibacterium sp. contains these coding sequences:
- a CDS encoding lipoprotein signal peptidase — translation MSRSVKSIVIIFLILLVDQVLKIWIKTNLSIGDEIVVFKDWFILHFVENNGMAFGFEFAGEYGKIFLSVFRIIAVVAIGWYLFKLAKQKEIPFGFILSISLIFAGAIGNIIDSLFYGIIFNDSSGQVATLFPEGGGYATFLHGRVVDMFYFPLIEGLYPEWLPKIGGNPFIFFRPVFNVADSAITVGIFSILLFYRKHFNKIEAEESETTETADATEA, via the coding sequence ATGTCGCGCAGTGTAAAATCAATTGTTATAATTTTTCTGATATTATTGGTCGATCAGGTTTTAAAGATTTGGATTAAAACAAACCTGTCGATTGGCGACGAAATTGTTGTATTTAAAGATTGGTTTATACTGCATTTTGTCGAAAACAACGGAATGGCATTTGGCTTTGAGTTTGCCGGAGAATACGGAAAAATATTTTTAAGTGTATTTCGTATTATTGCCGTGGTTGCCATTGGTTGGTACCTGTTTAAACTGGCCAAACAAAAGGAAATTCCATTTGGTTTTATACTAAGTATTTCATTAATATTTGCAGGCGCTATCGGAAATATTATCGATAGTTTATTTTATGGAATAATTTTTAACGACAGTTCGGGCCAGGTAGCTACTTTGTTTCCCGAAGGCGGAGGTTATGCTACTTTTCTTCATGGCCGGGTGGTCGATATGTTTTATTTCCCTTTAATTGAAGGACTATACCCCGAGTGGCTGCCAAAAATCGGCGGCAATCCGTTTATCTTTTTTCGTCCGGTTTTTAATGTAGCCGATTCAGCAATTACGGTCGGAATTTTCTCCATTTTGCTTTTCTATCGCAAACATTTTAATAAAATTGAAGCCGAAGAAAGCGAAACAACTGAAACAGCCGACGCTACTGAAGCCTAA
- a CDS encoding TraR/DksA C4-type zinc finger protein, translated as MGEKNRYSDEELKEFKTLITGKLEKAQEDYQMYRNSINQSDGNDIADTSPTFKVLEEGAATLSKEEAGKLAQRQLKFIQHLQAALVRIENKTYGICRETGKLIAKERLRAVPHATLSIDAKNSQK; from the coding sequence ATGGGAGAAAAGAATAGATATTCAGATGAGGAATTAAAGGAATTTAAAACTTTAATTACCGGTAAGCTTGAAAAAGCTCAAGAGGATTATCAAATGTATAGAAACTCCATCAATCAGAGCGATGGAAACGATATAGCAGATACATCGCCTACGTTTAAAGTGTTGGAAGAAGGAGCTGCAACGCTCTCGAAAGAAGAAGCTGGTAAACTGGCGCAACGTCAGTTAAAATTTATACAGCATTTACAGGCTGCTTTGGTACGTATCGAAAACAAAACGTACGGAATTTGCCGCGAAACGGGCAAATTAATTGCAAAAGAAAGATTACGCGCTGTACCGCATGCAACTCTCAGTATTGATGCAAAAAACAGTCAAAAGTAA
- the ileS gene encoding isoleucine--tRNA ligase, producing MSNKFQEYKQLDLAQINKEVLKRWEEDDTFHKSISTREGHETFVFYEGPPSANGMPGIHHVMARAIKDIFCRYKTMKGFRVHRKAGWDTHGLPVELSVEKALNITKDDIGKKITVEEYNQACKTEVMKYTREWEELTRKMGYWVNMDDPYITYDNRYIESVWWLLSQIYKKGLLYKGYTIQPYSPAAGTGLSSHELNQPGCYRDVKDTTAIAQFKAIRNQKSEFLYEGLETDLYFLAWTTTPWTLPSNTALCVGPNIKYVKVRSFNPYTGIPVTLLLAKDLFPVYFSAKNAELAFDEYNPGDKNIPYKVLAEYTGEELKGVQYEQLIEWVKPKGKAFEVITGDFVTIEDGTGIVHIAPTFGADDDRVAKQHGISPLIVEDTEGKMQALVDKKGKFYLTNELDSAFVEKYVNTEKYHEFAGRSVKNEYDDKLEEDASTVDVDIAVMLKQDNKAFKIEKHVHSYPHCWRTDKPVLYYPLDSWFIKSTAVKDKMVELNNTINWKPQSTGTGRFGNWLENLVDWNLSRSRFWGTPLPIWRTEDGSEELCIGSTEELMVEIEKSIEAGFMTENPYAGFEVGNNSKENYDLIDLHKSFVDRIVLVSPSGEKMFREADLIDVWFDSGAMPFAQRHYPFEWKEDFKEVFPADFIAEGVDQTRGWFFTLHAIATMIDESVAFKNIISNGLVLDKNGVKMSKRLGNAVDPFETIDKYGSDPLRWYMITNSQPWDNLKFDISGVEEVKRKFFGTLYNTYNFFALYANVDGFTYAEDEVPMEQRPEIDRWIISLLNSLIKEVSDSYENYEPTRAGRAIQDFVSENLSNWFVRLSRKRYWGGEYSIDKISAYQTLYTCLTSIAKLMSPIAPFYADLLYNDLNKATGKDVDQSIHLAEFPTFDEKMIDKDLEEKMAIAQKASSMILALRRKEKLKVRQPLGKIMVPVLNPHFKEQFEAVANIILAEVNVKEVEFLTDTAGVISKKIKPNFKALGPKYGKMMKQIAGAVNQMGQDEISAFESAGEYEITAGDEKVLITLEDVEIQTEDIPGWTVATEGQMTIALDIDVTEELKQEGIAREFINKIQNLRKESDFEVTDRIKLSIAKHVGFNDALENYKEYICTQTLADSLLLVENIDSAKAKEVEIDKDVVAQIEIEKN from the coding sequence AAGCAATTAGATTTGGCACAGATTAACAAAGAAGTGCTAAAAAGATGGGAAGAAGACGATACATTTCATAAAAGTATTTCGACCAGGGAAGGACACGAAACATTTGTATTTTACGAAGGACCGCCATCGGCAAACGGAATGCCGGGAATTCACCACGTTATGGCGCGTGCCATTAAAGATATTTTCTGCCGTTACAAAACCATGAAAGGTTTTCGTGTTCACCGTAAAGCCGGTTGGGACACGCACGGACTGCCCGTGGAATTGAGTGTAGAAAAAGCACTAAATATTACAAAAGACGATATTGGCAAAAAAATTACCGTTGAAGAATACAACCAGGCTTGTAAAACTGAGGTAATGAAATATACCCGCGAGTGGGAAGAACTCACTCGCAAAATGGGGTACTGGGTAAATATGGACGATCCGTACATTACTTACGACAACCGTTACATCGAATCGGTTTGGTGGTTGCTGAGCCAGATTTATAAAAAGGGCTTGTTGTACAAAGGGTACACCATTCAACCTTATTCTCCGGCAGCCGGAACCGGTTTAAGCTCGCACGAATTAAACCAGCCGGGTTGCTACCGCGATGTTAAAGATACCACCGCAATTGCACAGTTTAAGGCAATTCGTAACCAAAAATCGGAATTCCTTTACGAAGGATTGGAAACCGATTTGTACTTTTTAGCCTGGACAACTACACCGTGGACTTTGCCATCGAACACTGCACTTTGTGTGGGACCAAACATTAAATATGTAAAAGTCCGCAGTTTTAATCCATATACCGGAATTCCTGTAACCTTACTTTTGGCGAAGGATTTGTTCCCCGTTTATTTTAGCGCAAAAAATGCTGAATTAGCATTTGACGAATACAACCCGGGCGACAAAAATATTCCGTACAAAGTTTTGGCTGAATACACCGGCGAGGAATTAAAAGGTGTTCAGTACGAGCAGCTTATTGAATGGGTAAAACCAAAAGGCAAAGCTTTTGAAGTAATTACCGGCGACTTTGTAACCATTGAAGATGGTACCGGAATTGTACACATTGCACCAACTTTTGGTGCCGACGATGACAGGGTTGCAAAGCAGCATGGAATTTCTCCTCTGATTGTAGAGGATACCGAAGGCAAAATGCAGGCCCTTGTTGACAAAAAAGGTAAATTCTATTTAACAAATGAGCTTGATAGTGCTTTTGTTGAAAAATATGTAAACACCGAAAAGTACCATGAATTTGCCGGTCGTTCGGTAAAAAATGAATACGACGACAAGCTTGAAGAAGATGCTTCAACGGTTGATGTTGACATTGCAGTAATGTTGAAGCAGGACAACAAGGCTTTCAAAATAGAGAAACACGTTCACAGTTATCCACACTGCTGGCGTACCGACAAACCGGTGCTTTATTATCCGCTCGATTCGTGGTTTATAAAATCAACTGCGGTTAAAGACAAAATGGTGGAGTTAAACAATACCATTAACTGGAAACCACAATCAACCGGAACCGGCCGTTTTGGAAACTGGCTGGAAAATTTGGTGGACTGGAACCTGAGCCGTTCGCGTTTTTGGGGAACACCGCTTCCGATTTGGCGTACCGAAGATGGTTCGGAAGAACTGTGTATTGGATCGACCGAGGAATTAATGGTCGAAATTGAAAAGTCGATTGAAGCCGGATTTATGACGGAAAATCCATATGCCGGTTTTGAGGTTGGAAACAATTCGAAAGAAAATTACGACCTGATTGATTTACACAAGTCTTTTGTCGATCGTATTGTTTTGGTTTCGCCATCAGGAGAAAAAATGTTCCGCGAAGCTGATTTGATTGATGTTTGGTTTGATTCAGGTGCCATGCCATTTGCACAACGTCATTATCCGTTCGAGTGGAAAGAGGATTTTAAAGAGGTTTTTCCTGCCGATTTTATTGCTGAAGGAGTGGATCAAACGCGGGGTTGGTTTTTCACGTTGCATGCCATTGCAACAATGATCGATGAATCGGTTGCATTTAAAAATATTATTTCAAACGGATTGGTGTTGGATAAAAACGGCGTAAAAATGTCAAAACGCTTAGGCAACGCAGTCGATCCTTTTGAAACCATCGATAAATACGGATCCGATCCACTGCGCTGGTACATGATTACCAATTCGCAACCATGGGATAACCTTAAATTTGATATCTCGGGTGTGGAAGAAGTGAAACGTAAGTTTTTTGGAACACTTTACAACACCTACAATTTCTTTGCATTGTATGCCAATGTTGATGGATTTACTTATGCTGAAGATGAGGTTCCGATGGAACAACGTCCGGAAATTGACCGTTGGATTATTTCGTTGCTAAACAGCTTGATAAAAGAAGTTAGCGACAGCTATGAAAATTACGAACCAACCCGTGCAGGACGCGCCATTCAGGATTTTGTTTCTGAGAATTTGAGCAACTGGTTTGTACGTTTAAGTCGCAAAAGATACTGGGGTGGCGAATATTCCATCGATAAGATTTCGGCCTATCAAACGTTGTACACCTGTTTAACAAGTATTGCCAAATTAATGTCGCCAATAGCGCCGTTTTATGCTGATTTACTGTACAACGATTTAAATAAAGCAACCGGCAAGGATGTTGATCAGAGTATTCATTTGGCAGAGTTTCCAACTTTCGATGAGAAAATGATTGATAAAGATCTGGAAGAAAAAATGGCCATTGCGCAAAAAGCTTCTTCTATGATTTTGGCGCTTCGCCGCAAAGAGAAACTGAAAGTTCGTCAGCCGCTCGGAAAAATTATGGTGCCGGTATTAAATCCGCATTTTAAAGAGCAGTTCGAAGCCGTTGCAAATATCATTTTAGCGGAAGTAAACGTTAAAGAGGTAGAATTTTTAACCGATACTGCCGGTGTGATCAGCAAAAAAATTAAACCAAACTTTAAAGCTTTGGGTCCCAAATATGGCAAAATGATGAAACAAATTGCCGGTGCAGTAAACCAAATGGGACAAGATGAGATTTCAGCTTTTGAAAGTGCGGGAGAATATGAAATAACAGCAGGCGACGAAAAGGTTTTAATTACACTGGAAGACGTTGAGATTCAAACGGAAGATATTCCGGGATGGACAGTGGCAACCGAAGGTCAAATGACCATTGCGCTCGACATTGACGTAACCGAAGAATTAAAACAGGAAGGAATTGCCCGCGAGTTTATCAATAAAATTCAAAACCTTCGTAAGGAAAGTGATTTTGAAGTTACCGACAGAATTAAACTTTCTATTGCAAAACACGTAGGGTTTAATGATGCGCTTGAAAACTATAAAGAATACATTTGTACGCAAACGCTTGCCGACTCTTTATTATTGGTTGAAAACATTGACTCAGCCAAGGCAAAAGAGGTTGAAATAGACAAAGATGTGGTGGCGCAAATTGAAATAGAAAAGAACTAG